From a region of the Cygnus atratus isolate AKBS03 ecotype Queensland, Australia chromosome 3, CAtr_DNAZoo_HiC_assembly, whole genome shotgun sequence genome:
- the SLC30A10 gene encoding zinc transporter 10 — translation MGRYSGKTCRLIFMLVLTAGFFVAELVSGYLGNSIALVSDSFNMLSDLISLCVGLSTGRIARRSRRGPRATYGYSRAEAVGALSNAVFLTALCFTICVEALLRLARPERIDDAELVLIVGALGLAVNLVGLLVFQDWAACCRRRRTPAPPPAAAAAPTGGAPEPRDAADRAGESPNDQKSPEEGSERKVEKKSEALNIRGVLLHVMGDALGSVVVVVAATIFHLLPLGPNAPCNWQCYIDPSLTIIMVVIILSSAFPLIKETSIILLQMVPKGVNMQLLTDRLARVPGVSSLHEVHVWELAGGKNIATLHIKCQTPTDYQDAAYKIRKVFHEAGIHSVTIQPEYIDHKTSHLLCSSPCISKACDSQLCCSQQEAPLAKSNGYTEKNDSCLSALHKDNGSSKSDIEIPIECALTENSVKDEKNCEVSDKSQLSSTRF, via the exons ATGGGGCGGTACTCGGGCAAGACGTGCCGCCTCATCTTCATGCTGGTGCTCACCGCCGGCTTCTTCGTGGCCGAGCTGGTGTCGGGCTACCTGGGCAACTCCATCGCGCTGGTGTCCGACTCCTTCAACATGCTGTCCGACCTCATCTCGCTCTGCGTCGGGCTCTCCACCGGCCGCATCGcccgccgcagccgccgcgGGCCCCGCGCCACCTACGGCTACAGCCGCGCCGAGGCGGTGGGCGCCCTCAGCAACGCCGTCTTCCTCACCGCCCTCTGCTTCACCATCTGCGTGGAGGCCCTGCTGCGCCTGGCCCGGCCCGAGCGCATCGACGACGCCGAGCTGGTGCTCATCGTCGGCGCCCTGGGCCTGGCCGTCAACCTGGTGGGGCTGCTGGTCTTCCAGGACTGGGCCgcctgctgccgccgccgccgcaccccggccccgccgcccgctgccgccgccgccccgacGGGGGGGGCGCCCGAGCCGCGGGACGCCGCCGACCGAGCAG GTGAATCCCCAAACGACCAAAAAAGCCCTGAAGAGGGGTCTGAGAGGAAAGTAGAGAAAAAGTCCGAAGCCTTGAACATCAGAG GTGTTCTGTTGCACGTTATGGGAGATGCACTTGGGTCTGTGGTTGTGGTAGTTGCTGCTACAATCTTCCATTTACTTCCTCTGGGGCCTAATGCTCCTTGTAACTGGCAGTGCTACATCGATCCGAGCCTGACAATAATTATGGTGGTCATCATCTTGTCTTCTGCATTCCCACTCATCAAAGAGACCTCAATTATTTTGTTGCAGATGGTTCCCAAAGGTGTTAATATGCAACTACTGA CTGACAGACTAGCTCGTGTACCAGGGGTTAGCAGCCTTCATGAGGTGCATGTATGGGAGCTTGCAGGTGGCAAGAATATTGCTACTCTTCATATCAAGTGCCAAACCCCTACTGATTACCAAGATGCTGcttataaaataagaaaggtTTTCCATGAAGCAGGGATCCATTCTGTGACCATCCAACCTGAGTACATTGACCACAAGACCTCCCACCTCCTGTGCAGCTCGCCCTGCATCTCAAAAGCTTGTGactctcagctctgctgcagtcaGCAGGAGGCACCACTGGCTAAAAGTAATGGCTATACCGAGAAAAACGATAGCTGCCTTTCTGCACTGCATAAAGACAATGGTTCAAGTAAAAGTGATATTGAAATCCCTATTGAGTGTGCACTGACAGAGAATAGTGTTAAAGACGAGAAAAATTGTGAAGTGTCTGACAAGTCGCAGTTGAGCAGTACGCGATTTTAA